A genome region from Triticum aestivum cultivar Chinese Spring chromosome 2B, IWGSC CS RefSeq v2.1, whole genome shotgun sequence includes the following:
- the LOC123040381 gene encoding wall-associated receptor kinase 1-like gives MTFLNRLGGDRVIPVVLDWAIRNGTCPSAPKGDNNENLSHGACASTQSYCVNASNGEHGYFCRCSKGYTGNPYIKDGCTNINECELRRSPKSTMYKNMYPCHGGTCHDREGGYECKCNFGRRGDGKSYKGCEPIVSTAAVAVIGTIGAIALLAVLLIFLHMEREKRKLRDRFNKNGGELLKSLKIEIFTKEKLDHITHNYCDIIGQGAFGKVYKGTISAGDSARVAVKCSIPNNQDWKKESFANEITIQSNISHRNLVQLLGCCLETEVPMLVYEFVPRGSLHDVLHGDNKKPLPLEKRLDIAIYSAVALGYMHSEASQRTILHGDVKSGNILLDDGFVPKVSDFGTSRLMSIDKDHTNWVVGDSSYIDPVYMKTGLLTEKSDVYSFGIVLLELVTRKKARYDGNQSLPLDYVKASMGGAAREMFDPKVASGAKENEECLEEVGKIAVQCLKDDVNDRPTMSEVAERLKICKCRWLEYDRKTNEICT, from the exons ATGACATTCCTCAATAGACTTGGAGGCGACAGAGTCATTCCAGTTGTTCTTGACTGGGCAATTAGGAATGGAACATGCCCATCGGCGCCAAAAGGGGATAACAATGAGAATCTTTCCCATGGCGCTTGTGCTAGCACCCAGAGCTACTGTGTAAATGCCAGTAATGGAGAACATGGCTATTTCTGCAGATGCTCCAAGGGATACACCGGCAATCCATACATAAAAGATGGATGCACAA ATATTAATGAGTGCGAGCTGCGGAGATCCCCAAAGTCAACAATGTACAAGAACATGTATCCTTGTCACGGCGGGACATGCCATGATAGAGAAGGTGGTTATGAGTGTAAATGCAATTTCGGACGAAGAGGTGATGGTAAAAGTTACAAGGGTTGTGAACCCATCGTGTCCACGGCTGCAGTGGCAGTAATAG GAACAATCGGTGCCATTGCATTACTCGCTGTGCTACTAATATTCTTACACATGGAACGTGAGAAAAGAAAGTTGAGGGACCGGTTCAATAAGAACGGTGGAGAGTTACTCAAAAGTCTCAAGATCGAGATCTTCACAAAGGAGAAGCTAGACCACATCACACATAACTACTGCGACATCATCGGCCAAGGCGCCTTCGGCAAGGTCTACAAGGGAACCATCAGCGCTGGAGACAGTGCACGGGTCGCCGTGAAATGCTCGATCCCCAACAACCAGGACTGGAAGAAGGAGTCCTTCGCGAATGAGATCACGATCCAGTCCAATATCAGCCACCGGAACCTGGTCCAGTTGCTAGGATGTTGcctggagacggaggtgcccatgCTGGTCTACGAGTTTGTGCCCAGGGGGAGCCTCCATGACGTACTCCACGGCGATAATAAGAAACCTCTCCCGTTGGAAAAACGCCTGGATATTGCCATCTACTCAGCGGTTGCCCTCGGATACATGCACTCGGAGGCGAGCCAGAGGACCATCCTCCATGGAGACGTGAAGTCGGGCAACATCCTCCTGGATGACGGGTTCGTGCCCAAGGTGTCAGACTTCGGGACGTCGAGGCTCATGTCCATCGACAAGGACCATACCAACTGGGTGGTCGGGGACAGCAGCTACATCGACCCCGTGTACATGAAGACCGGGCTGCTCACCGAGAAAAGCGACGTGTACAGCTTTGGCATCGTACTGCTGGAGCTCGTGACCAGGAAAAAAGCAAGGTATGACGGGAACCAGAGCCTGCCACTGGATTATGTCAAGGCTTCCATGGGCGGGGCGGCGAGGGAGATGTTTGATCCGAAGGTTGCATCTGGTGCGAAGGAGAACGAGGAGTGCCTCGAGGAGGTGGGCAAGATCGCGGTGCAGTGTCTCAAGGACGATGTGAACGACAGACCCACCATGAGTGAAGTGGCTGAGAGACTTAAAATATGTAAGTGCCGGTGGTTGGAGTATGACAGGAAGACGAATGAGATATGCACTTAG